The proteins below come from a single Chrysoperla carnea chromosome 1, inChrCarn1.1, whole genome shotgun sequence genomic window:
- the LOC123296232 gene encoding uncharacterized protein LOC123296232, translating to MSLQNHIDLFQNSEMIYPEYFNMEFYQLMEACRWSIPTKLIDTLRYSYLEVDDCFHIAAFIVRNCLDAILFVNYAKKFNYFKRDFNQFEILLNECCDDLTHGSNLRKNWGTYDIRRKQWIGDSARHDERMFLWCEQIDPKILCRMLYQQMDGGNIPKWFEPWICATNCNEIDRCDCGRNSDDHDCI from the exons ATGTCGctacaaaatcatattgatcTGTTTCAAAATTCGGAGATGATTTAcccagaatattttaat atggaaTTTTATCAACTTATGGAGGCATGTCGTTGGAGTATACCTACAAAGTTAATCGACACATTACGGTATTCTTATTTAGAAGTTGATGATTGCTTTCATATTGCTGCATTTATAGTAAGAAATTGTTTGGATGCaatcttatttgtaaattatgcgaaaaagttcaactactttaaaagagatttcaatcagtttgaaatattactaaatgaatGTTGTGATGATCTTACTCATGGAAGTAACTTGAGAAAAAATTGGGGTACATACGATATTCGCCGAAAACAATGGATTGGTGATAGTGCTAGACATGATGAGAGAATGTTTTTATGGTGTGAACAAATAGATCCTAAAATTCTCTGTAGAATGCTATACCAACAAATGGATGGTGGAAATATACCGAAATGGTTCGAGCCATGGATATGTGCtacaaattgtaatgaaatagACAGATGTGATTGTGGAAGAAATAGTGATGATCATGattgtatatag